The genomic stretch TAGAGGGCTTCCACGAAAACCCGCCGGAAATCCTCTCTGAGGCCGACCTCTGGCGCGTCTGCCAGCGCATCAAACAACTCCTCGTCGGTGAGTCACAAGCGAGGGCCGAggggcctgcggctgcgcgggagacgtgaagcctggcggcggctcgcgatctgcagggcgccggcgacttcatccagcgcctccagcgatctccgctctgcttctctttgcagtttagggtttagggtggCAATGCGCGCGTGCTTGTGGCGAGCGTTTTTTCACAGAATCTGCATCACATCTTCCAGCTacaagcatatatatatatatatatatatatatatatatatatatatatatatatatatatatatatatatatatatatatatatatatgaacatacatatataacATACATAACATACGTACACATATGTGCGATGTGTATCTATATGTGaatatacatacgtatgtGTGCAGAGATGCATATATTCAAATATGTGTGGCAGTGACGGAGGGAGCGAGTCTGCCTGACGCGGATGTCTCTTTGAGAGGCTTTCTGGCGTCGCCCAGAGTTTTTACGGTGATTTTTTTTTGTGTCTGTTGTGCAGAGGAGAACAACGTGCAGCCTGTGCCGGCGCCGTGTATTGTGTGCGGCGACATCCACGGTCAGTTTTTTGATTTGTTGAAGTTGTTCGAGGTGGGGGGCAAGGTAGGTGAGCAGAAGTACGTGTTTTTGGGCGACTACGTGGACCGGGGCTACAACAGCGTGGAGACGTTTGAGTACCTGATGCTGCTCAAGCTAAAGTACCCCGAAAGCATCACGCTGCTTCGGGGGAACCACGAGTCGCGGCAAATCACCACGGTCTACGGATTCTACGACGAGTGCGTGCGGAAGTACGGGAACGCGAATCCGTGGAAGTTCTGCACAGAGGTCTTTGACTACCTCGCGCTCGCAGCGGTGATCGACGAGTCGGTCTTCTGCGTCCACGGCGGCCTCTCACCCGACTTGAAGCTGCTTGACCAGCTGCGGCTGATCTACCGAGTGCAGGAGATCCCTCACGAAGGCACGTTTGGAGACATCGTCTGGAGCGATCCCGACGAGGTCGAGGGCTGGGCGGAGaacccgcgcggcgccggctggcTGTTTGGGGACAAAGTCGTGCGGCGCTTCAACCACGTGAACGGCCTTGAGCTGATTGCCCGTGCCCACCAACTCGCCATGGAGGGCTTCCGCTACATCTTCTCAGACAGCAGCGTAGTGACTGTCTGGTCTGCGCCGAACTACTGCTACCGCTGCGGAaacgtcgccgccgtcatGAAACTTGACGCAAACCTCAACCGGAAAATGCTCATCTTCAAACAAACCGACGACCCCCAAGTCGCcacccgcgcccgcgcgatcGCGCCCTACTTCCTCTGAtagcgcgacgacgagtcACCGCccagggcgacgcgaaaaGGTGAAGATGCAGCTCGCGGCATGCGTatcgccgcaggcgagagaacATGGCGATACGCATGCTGCGAACGATGtggagggcctcgcggcagTTGCTGGGTCttcggagaaggagaggtGTCTACGGGGGGAGGAGTGACTGAAGAAAGCGGAAGAGGACAAAACGCGGAGActgaggagagggcgagagagagcttcGCCGCCACTACAGCGAAACGCCGCTCGCTCAGCAGAGTACTCGCGCTGCGGACGGCATCCGGCAAATACCTTGAGGGAGATTTGCAATTGCGAATGCGCAAGCTGGCGGGAAAAAATTGAAAGATATCACTTACGGGGGAGGCACGCGGAGGGgtggcaggcgacgccggcgatcggggcgaggacggcgaggagggtgAGGCGTGGATGGACAGCAAAGCATCACTGTCTTTCGGTGGAGATCCCCGAGTGTGTAGAGGGAACAGAGTTTTTTTGTTTCTCGAACTTTGGTGCAGCCCCCTTTGGGGTGCGGCGTGCTTCGAGTGAGGCtcacgctgcagcggcatCGTGCTCGGTTCGCCGTTTTCTGAGATGAGACGCGGAGTAAAAGGGGAATATAATACGTGTGTGTCTGATGCCATTTGTAAGTCTACGTAGATATCAACTCGGGGTAGCAGCTAGGGTCGATCAGGGACGCCCCTCCTGCAGgtgcgcgcgagagggacgAAGCGGCAGTAGATTGGGGGGGCAGAGTGCCTTGGGGGTTTGAGGAAAATTGAAAAGAAACACGCGACCGTATCGCGGAAAGGGAGGCGCACCACGCAGTGGGGAAACGCGGCGCGATGCTAGATTAGCGAGAGGTAGAAAACACGCGTTCACAACGGCTGCGCAAGAAGCGAATAAGTAGCGGAGGGAGGGACAGGGATAGCCACACAGTTTTGAAGCTGGGCTCGATCCATTTAAGCGACGCGGGTTTCGCCTATCCCCGCCAGTTTTCGCTTTGCGATATTCAACTGTGTCGAACAATCCATTTAAAGCAGCTGTAGTCTCGTGTCCAACCCCCCAGCGGGGCGCATGGAGACTTTGCGAGCCCACCGCGGTCGGAAACAGCCCAGAGGCGTTCAGAGGACGAGCCGCTGAAAGCGACTCAATGCAGGTCTCTGCGCTCCAGCCTGTCGATTTTAGTCTTCCCAGCCCCGCTCAAAAAGCGTAAAAGACGTGGGAAAATCCACAGCGAACTCAGCGATGTAGCTACGCGCTAACGCTCCTTACGCcaccatatatatacgtatatatatgtatataatacatatatatttatatatagcTGCCAAAGCGTGTTTGTTCCTTCTTCTAGTAGATGCAGTCTACCGCAAACTTTCGGATTAGTTGCGAGAGAAAGGGGATGGACTGACTTCGCCCAAATCGTCACAAATGCAGAGCGGTTTCGATGTACTAAGACAGTGAAGCGCTTTTTATTATCCAGCAGAGAGGAGTGCACTCCGCACCGTGGGATCACCGCGGCCGTTCCTCTGCCGAAATGGCGTTTGAGAGCCAATAAAACAATTCAGGTCGCCCAACCGCCCGTCGTCAGTTTCACTGGCGTGGGGAAACAGAGGGTGGGGCGCAGAGGCTAGACAGATCGACCTCTCACTGAACCCTGGGTCGTCACTCTGCCTGTTTGTCTATTCGACTCCATAAAAACATGCAAGTCGtggctcgctgctgccgcagaaaCCAGACGGCTGCGAGATGAGTACATACCTACACGCCATACAGCGGCAACAATCTGCATGCAAAGCGCGCGTGCTGTGCCCGGTTTCTCGGATCTGAAATGGCATCGTTTCGCTTTTCGGCTTCGATATAACAAAGTTTGATGCATTTGCGGCGGTCGCTGTTACAGAAAACTGTGGCGCCTGGAGGGCGGGGAGCCTGCAGCGTTCTTCTCCCTTCGCGGGGAGTCGCGAgggcatgcatgcagccccTCTGTCTCTACAATTTGAATACGCACGGAAATACTAAAAAACTGGAAATGACGACCCCCACCTCCACGCGTACTGTATCGAAGGCATGAAGGAAAAACTTGGAGCGTGTGGAGGGGGCAGAGCCCCTACGAACACCTGCGTGGCTCCAGTCAGCGAAGCATGCTGCCATCCCGAAGAGGCAGTCCGATACAACACAAAAAAAACACCACCTGTTTGAGAAAAAACACCGGTTTGAGAAAAACCCTTGCCTCtttcgccgctgcggcgcgcggacaTCCGCACGATGCGCCCACATCGAGAGCCGCCcgttcgcgtcttccgccctctagggcgccgcggcacaAAACGAAAGAGCGGAATATCGACGGAGGGATGAATGGCGGCTGCATGTGTCGTTGCTCGTCGCTCGCAGGCGTGTCTCTTCAAAAGTCGTAgcgtcgcggaggcctcttctccgcgcctcttcacACGATCTCGACAACtaccgcggtcgcgccgccgcccccgttGCATATCGCCGCGCAGCCATACTTGGCGTTCCGCGTGTGCAGGACGTTGATAAGGGAGAGAACGATCCGCAAGCCCGACATCCCTGAGGAACAGACGCAACAGTAGAGAGGCAAAACGCATGAAACACGCGGACGCCCCCCGCGAGAGGGCTGCAGCTAGCCATTCTCAGtcatcccccccccccccccccccacctcTCCCCCTGCGAGAAAGCATGCACGCGCAAACTACCCACAGGGAACAGGGCATATGGGAAAACATGAGAATATACATCACACCTGACGAATGCAGGAGTCGCCTGGCGGCAAATCAGGCCACCGTCGACGTCGCCACACAGAAACGCGGCAAGCTTATGTTACATTCGTTGCGACGCATCCTCGCTCATTCAAATTGGTGCACAACCGGGAGAGTTCACGCTAAATGTGCCGCCCCAcggacgaaggaggcgagcatGGCAGAGAAAGCCTTGCCTAAACCCTAAGCCccaagcggagacgccctcacctccgcctgccgccaccTTTGCAAAGCAACCTCTACGCATGTGAATCTCACCTAGCGGGTGCCCCAGGGCGACCGCGCCCCCGTGGACGTTGACGCGGGAAGGATCGAGCTTCAGCAAGCGCATGTTCGCGAGCGCCACCGCCGCAAAGGCCTCGTTGATTTCGTAGTAGTCTGCCTGAGAAACCGCCCAAAAGAAGCACAGCACCCCACCGAGACacacgcctgcatgcgcacggaAGCcgggcagctcgccgcgcagctcgccgcagggcgccaAACGCGGAATGCACATTCAGCCGACTTTTTGCCACCCGCGCCAGTGCCCCCCCGGCTACCCCCCACGGCGCTCATAAACCTGGGCAGcaccgcagctgctgcatgtctctccgccgtctgccgctTGCGAAAGGACGCCTTTCTGCAGCGAAATGGAACGCCTGTCTCGTTTCTTCTGCGGATTTGCCTCGCGATTCTCCCTACCGAGTCCaactgcgcgcggcggagggccgTCCGGATCGCCAACtccggcgccagcgcgaagTCGACAGGCGCCACTGCTGCGTCGGCGAACGCCAGGATGCTGCGCGCAGGGAGACACACCACACGCCAGGCGTCCTGCGTCTCGAAACGGCCTGCTGAGGGGGTTAAGAAACCCTAAGCCCCAAACTCAGGGAAACGAATGAAAAGATCGGCGCGGCGTGCACCCGAGCAGCCGGacatgcacatgcacacgcgcaggcTCGTCCCGAGTGTAGaaagccgcgcctgcgcggctcgagCTGCGCGATTCGTCGTGGGCAGATCGCcgcgaaaagaaggaaaGCACGTCGGGAAATCGCTCGACGCAGTCGGCACGAAGCTGCTAACCCATAGATACAATATATGCGAATGTAGATCTGAATGTAATGCGAGAGGCTTAAAGCCGCCACAGACAGCTGCGAGGGAGGCAGAAAAATGCAGCATTCACACGCGTATTCGCTGAACGCGACTGGAGCGCCCCGCGCATGCATATCCCCTTCAGAGACTGCAGCAGTGTTGCACGTCTCTAGAGGAAATTGCGATGTTCcatctgcgcgcggctgcccccCCACGTGTCTTCGCCGGTGAAGCCGACTCcagtgcggcggctgcatTGCGGCGCTCCTCCTTGCGACTCGCCAAACACGCCTACCGCGCGACGGGACTGATGTCAAGGTTGATGATCTTCTCTTCAGACATGAGAATCGCGGCGACTGCCCCGTCGCTGATCTTGGAGGCGTTGGCCGCGGTGATCGTTCCTTCCTTCTTGAAGCTCGGCTTCAAACTCGCCACTTTGTCGAGTTTAATTCGCGAGAATTCTTCGTCCTGGGTAATTTGCCGCGTTTCGCCCTTCTTGCCTGAGACCGACGACGCACACGCTGCACCACCAGCGCCTTTACGACCGACTTCATCCGCGGCGCACCGGTCACGACGTCTGTCACACGCATCTACGCGTTTCTatacgcgcatgcatgcggtgCACACCGCAGGCGAACCACAGAGGCACGCCCCTGTCTCTCTATACGCGcgcgtgtatgtatatagacACATATACAGGAGACTTGCAGTGCCCTCGAGATAATTCTCGCACATCCGCCGTCTGAGGCGTCAAACCATTTAAAACGACCCGCGTGCGCTCGCCTGAGGCCGCGCGTGATGCTCACGGCGTCGCGCTCCCCCGCTCACTCACCCCCGGCGTCAATGGTGACAGGCTCGATGCCTTCGTTCTCGATAAGACCGGACTTCcacgcttccgcggcgcgcttATACGACTCGACTGCGTAAGCGTCTTGCTCGGCGCGGCTGATGCGCATGCGTGAAACAACTTTCTCTGTGCACTGAAGGAGGGAAGCAGCCAACAGCACCGCGCACGgactcgctctcgcctctgcacgGGCGCAGACACAGTTCGGTCTCCCCtgcgccccccgccccccccaccTCAGTCGCAGCTATCGGAGGGTTTGCCGCacagagggagacgcaggtAGCCGCTACGTGAGTGACAGCAACCTGCATGTGTCGCCAGAGCTCGCCCGTTAGGATCACGTATTCAGATGCAGGTCGCCACACACGCGGCAGCCTCTAAGGCGCGTTTTCCCCGCGTGTTTTACGTGAAAGAGGACGGGAAAGAGAAGCTTGCAGCGCGTACCAAGCCCATGTGCATCGCGCTGTAAGGATCCCACAAGCCGTCGTGCAGGACCCCGTCTTTGAGCTCCGCGTGCCCCACGCGCAGATCGCCCTCCGTCGACTTCCTGTGCGCAGCAAACGCAGGCGCCCACCAGAGCGAGAGCCAGTCAAATTCCAGGAAAAAAGAACCAGACAAGGTCAAAGGTGAAGAAGTTGGAGATTCCCTAAAGAATCGAATCTCCAGGTGAGGGTACTGTTGATGGCGATGGGCCTGCAGAGAAGTCGTGTCATCCGTGATGGCCTCGAAGCGATATGACAAGCCTAAACCCTCTACGCGTCGAGCCAACCCCGTTCACAGCCACAGCGCCACCCCGGCAGTCCGTGaccctcctcccccgcccccgcacCCAGTACAGATCTGAATGTTTTACCAAAACTACACAAATACTCAAGAAAAAGCATATATTCGGGTTCATGCCGAAGCAGGCAGCGTACAGACGCGAACGAGTCTACGCGGCTGCAGATGGAAGGCAGGGTAAATACATGTGTGTGCGCATAGGCGCCTATGGAGGTGCAGTGGGGGGAGAGGTCGGGGTCGCCACAGCAGCAGGAAGAtagagagagcggcggagaggcagacaaCTATGTCCTGTATAGGTGCCAACTCGGGAGAGGGAATGAGTGTTTTTCGCTCCTTGACAAATGGCCAtattcgcgcgcgccgcgggcgattAAGAGTCGTCAGGTAGGTTTCAGAGTTTTAAGAGTTCCTGGAAGCTTACGGGAGCATGTAGGGGACTCTGGACATGCTTTCCATGCCCGCAGCCAGGACGGCGTCGtggacgccgagggcgaTCTCAGACGCGCCGAGGCACAGCGCCTTCATGCCCGACGCGCAGACCTTGTTCACTGCGTAGACATCTGTGCTCTGCGGAATGCCTAAAGAACGAAAGAAGACAGGATACCCTAGCGGAAAgactcctccgccgccagatGCTCAGCGCTGCGCGACACTCCGCTCCAAAACGAGACAGACGGGAaaacgcgcctcgcgcgcggactCGGTTTCCAGCGACCGACCCAGCGAGCATGACAGAGTCACCCGTATAGCTACCGCAGGTGTCTCTTTCTATCCAAAAGTATTTGTACatgttcatatatatatgcacacatatacatgctTCGCTACGCCAAAATTCCGCTGCTCTTGCTCCGCCGGGTTGTTCCAGTTCTCAGCTTCCCACGCAGCTTGTTTCCTAGCGGTCAGGCTTCAGTCTCCCGCAGGCCTGCCGCCCCCacgcccctgcgccgctcgctcgtGCAGCCGattcgctgcgcctctccagttaactcgcatgcagcctgagcgccgccgcacacgtCTCAGACCCTCTAATCCTGCATCCGTATATATCAGTGTAGATACATTTTCATCTATACACGTGACCACATATGCACACGGATACTGTCATACATATAagcatacatgtatatatagctatatatgtgtatataaaagcatgcatatatatatgtatatctaaATACTTTAACGTGGGCGATCCCGTCTCACCTGCACCAAGGGCCGCCTGTCGCTGGGGCGCCTGGCCGCCTCCGGCCGGGAGGGCCTGGCCCACGACGACTTGGTCGATTTGTCCGCCTTCGATTCCCGCTCTGCGGAGTGCGCCGCCCATCGCGAtggcgccgaggcgaggcgcggagaggttCTTGAAGGCGCCCATATAGGACCCAatcggcgtgcgcgcgccgctcacgACGAAGACCGGTCGCGGCAAGAA from Besnoitia besnoiti strain Bb-Ger1 chromosome X, whole genome shotgun sequence encodes the following:
- a CDS encoding acetyl-CoA acetyltransferase (encoded by transcript BESB_015720), with product MAPSPLVPPFAAPHLARRFLPRPVFVVSGARTPIGSYMGAFKNLSAPRLGAIAMGGALRRAGIEGGQIDQVVVGQALPAGGGQAPQRQAALGAGIPQSTDVYAVNKVCASGMKALCLGASEIALGVHDAVLAAGMESMSRVPYMLPKSTEGDLRVGHAELKDGVLHDGLWDPYSAMHMGLCTEKVVSRMRISRAEQDAYAVESYKRAAEAWKSGLIENEGIEPVTIDAGGKKGETRQITQDEEFSRIKLDKVASLKPSFKKEGTITAANASKISDGAVAAILMSEEKIINLDISPVARILAFADAAVAPVDFALAPELAIRTALRRAQLDSADYYEINEAFAAVALANMRLLKLDPSRVNVHGGAVALGHPLGMSGLRIVLSLINVLHTRNAKYGCAAICNGGGGATAVVVEIV